A portion of the Paenibacillus marchantiae genome contains these proteins:
- a CDS encoding carbohydrate ABC transporter permease — protein sequence MKNAAELSLSATLRPEKAKQSLNRKFRSAKRRRMAGQALWHAIMLLFAAAWLIPLMWMLRNAFLPKDASIGAGWSWDFTLDNFSRVWQGAPFGQYMWNTLLVTSGIFAVQIVTLTLAAYAFARVAFVGRQFVFMLFLVQIMVPSDVLIFSNYQIINELVLLDTKIGIMLPYFASAFGVFLLRQAFKQLPYELDEAARVEGCSSLGILLRIYMPLSRPVYLSFAIVSISFHWNDFLWPLIVTNSPENRLLTVGLAMFAKSTEAGAQWTDVSAATLIVTAPMLIGFLLFQRQFISSFMHSGIKG from the coding sequence ATGAAAAATGCTGCCGAGCTGTCCTTGTCCGCTACATTGCGGCCAGAAAAGGCCAAGCAGTCGCTGAACCGGAAGTTTCGATCCGCAAAGCGCCGCCGGATGGCCGGACAAGCGTTGTGGCATGCAATTATGCTGTTGTTTGCTGCCGCTTGGCTGATTCCGCTAATGTGGATGCTGCGCAATGCCTTTCTTCCAAAGGATGCGTCCATTGGCGCAGGTTGGTCCTGGGATTTTACGCTGGATAATTTCAGTCGGGTCTGGCAAGGGGCACCGTTCGGACAATACATGTGGAATACTCTACTTGTAACCTCTGGAATATTTGCAGTTCAGATTGTTACATTAACCCTGGCCGCATATGCGTTTGCCCGCGTTGCTTTTGTTGGGCGCCAGTTTGTCTTTATGCTCTTTCTCGTCCAGATAATGGTCCCATCGGATGTACTCATTTTCTCCAACTACCAAATCATTAACGAGTTGGTACTGCTGGATACAAAGATCGGTATTATGCTGCCTTATTTTGCTTCTGCGTTTGGCGTTTTCCTGTTAAGGCAGGCCTTTAAGCAGCTTCCGTACGAACTGGATGAGGCTGCGCGTGTAGAGGGCTGCTCTTCACTAGGCATTTTGCTGCGTATTTATATGCCGCTGTCGAGGCCCGTCTATCTTTCGTTTGCGATCGTTTCCATCAGCTTTCACTGGAACGATTTTCTTTGGCCGCTTATTGTGACGAATTCCCCGGAAAATCGTCTGCTGACTGTAGGACTGGCGATGTTTGCCAAATCAACCGAAGCAGGTGCTCAGTGGACGGATGTCAGCGCAGCAACCCTGATTGTAACGGCGCCGATGCTGATTGGCTTTCTGTTGTTCCAACGGCAGTTTATCAGTAGCTTTATGCATTCAGGCATCAAAGGATAA
- a CDS encoding metallophosphoesterase family protein, whose product MRLIVMGDLHYSSELIEADDQMIEAREAFYTGYLSEFLAFSADYHLSIGDLTHAGEPSEFDFIMSKVKSELSQGEFLYAFGNHDTHTCSKVDLQARTGQHRYLAIEEEEAVLLVLDTARENPDHWGGMIDEEQLNWLREQMNRYGQKPLLVFAHHPVYATTARSTEPMMSLDAALDIWSILNEHQGPGVFFNGHNHVQSVFQRDHWHFVQLAAVTDIPAVLLVNLQEQQLSINTILLKGTPYQELANIFVKGMYDYEPHPDAKGDGHSAELIVSLSSQKKGMTR is encoded by the coding sequence ATGAGACTGATTGTAATGGGCGATTTGCACTATTCTAGCGAGTTGATAGAGGCGGATGATCAGATGATTGAGGCCAGAGAGGCTTTCTATACCGGTTATCTGTCAGAGTTTTTGGCATTCTCCGCTGACTATCATCTGTCTATTGGTGATCTGACACATGCCGGCGAACCCTCGGAGTTCGATTTTATTATGAGCAAGGTTAAAAGTGAGCTATCGCAAGGTGAATTTTTATATGCGTTTGGCAATCATGACACGCATACCTGTTCCAAGGTCGATCTTCAGGCAAGGACGGGACAGCATCGCTATCTGGCCATTGAAGAAGAGGAGGCAGTGCTGCTAGTACTAGACACTGCGCGTGAGAATCCCGACCATTGGGGCGGTATGATCGATGAAGAGCAACTGAACTGGCTGCGCGAACAGATGAACAGGTACGGACAGAAGCCGCTGCTCGTGTTCGCCCATCATCCGGTATACGCTACAACGGCCAGATCCACGGAGCCGATGATGTCTCTTGATGCAGCACTCGATATCTGGTCGATACTGAATGAACATCAGGGACCGGGCGTTTTCTTTAACGGACATAATCATGTTCAGTCTGTCTTCCAACGTGATCATTGGCATTTCGTACAATTGGCAGCCGTAACGGATATCCCTGCGGTGCTGCTCGTGAACCTACAGGAGCAGCAGTTGAGCATCAATACTATTTTGCTGAAGGGGACACCGTATCAGGAGCTGGCAAACATTTTTGTCAAAGGCATGTATGATTATGAACCGCATCCTGATGCCAAAGGCGACGGCCATTCGGCAGAACTGATTGTGTCACTATCCTCTCAGAAGAAAGGGATGACGCGATGA
- a CDS encoding Gfo/Idh/MocA family oxidoreductase: protein MTRRRVRLAIVGGNRGASFLNALHSLADRIDLTATCDLNELVLEQWKGIFPGIRTYSDYSEMLQDASIDAVFVISPMHMHARHSIDALNAGKHVLSEVIAVQSLEEAWELVETVERTGLKYMMSENYCFSRSNLTVNYMAQQGLFGEITHVEGGYIHDLRHLIHHPDGSLTWRGQLHQNYNGVNYPTHSIGPAAQWIGLNKPGGDRLKSISTQVSKPRALQNYFSEQFGKDHPAAREGYWSQGDSAVAALVTENGVLITLRIDWVSVRPHNKTHYMLEGTRGAYLSARHPYEEDLVWLQNRSPVNGEDGSEVWEKMSCYQPEYDHPKWKQWGHLAAGTKHGGGDFLVLEEFISAIQENRSPLVDVYDAVTWSAVFFLSMQSVKQGGNMVSFPNFRVKAGFTG, encoded by the coding sequence ATGACCCGCAGGCGGGTAAGGCTGGCTATAGTCGGAGGCAACCGGGGGGCAAGCTTTCTGAATGCCTTGCATTCTCTGGCTGATCGTATTGATCTGACGGCTACTTGTGATTTGAATGAACTGGTTCTGGAGCAATGGAAAGGGATTTTTCCGGGGATCAGAACGTATAGCGATTATTCGGAAATGCTGCAGGACGCTTCTATTGATGCCGTCTTTGTAATTAGCCCCATGCATATGCATGCTCGACATTCCATTGATGCACTGAACGCAGGCAAGCATGTGTTAAGTGAGGTGATTGCTGTGCAGTCGCTTGAGGAAGCCTGGGAATTGGTCGAGACGGTGGAGCGCACAGGTTTGAAATATATGATGTCAGAAAACTATTGTTTCTCCAGGTCCAATCTTACGGTTAATTACATGGCGCAACAAGGGTTATTCGGGGAGATTACCCATGTTGAGGGTGGCTATATTCATGATTTACGTCATCTGATTCATCATCCGGACGGCTCACTTACTTGGCGAGGACAGCTCCACCAAAATTATAACGGGGTCAATTATCCGACGCATTCGATTGGGCCTGCCGCGCAGTGGATCGGGCTGAATAAACCGGGAGGAGATCGGCTTAAAAGCATCTCGACGCAAGTTTCCAAACCGAGGGCGTTGCAGAATTATTTTAGCGAGCAGTTTGGCAAGGACCATCCTGCTGCCCGTGAAGGTTACTGGAGTCAAGGGGATTCAGCCGTCGCCGCGCTGGTGACCGAGAATGGCGTTCTGATTACGCTGCGTATCGACTGGGTCTCCGTCCGGCCGCATAATAAAACTCATTACATGCTAGAGGGAACTAGGGGAGCCTACTTGTCCGCGCGTCATCCCTATGAGGAAGATCTCGTATGGCTGCAGAACCGCTCTCCGGTAAACGGAGAGGATGGCTCAGAAGTATGGGAGAAAATGTCCTGTTATCAGCCTGAATATGATCATCCCAAATGGAAGCAGTGGGGTCACTTAGCGGCGGGCACGAAGCATGGTGGGGGCGATTTTCTGGTGCTGGAGGAATTCATCTCGGCGATTCAGGAAAACCGCAGCCCGCTGGTTGATGTGTATGATGCCGTGACCTGGAGCGCGGTCTTTTTCCTCTCGATGCAATCCGTGAAGCAGGGCGGGAACATGGTTTCCTTTCCAAACTTTAGAGTAAAGGCAGGCTTTACAGGATGA
- a CDS encoding GNAT family N-acetyltransferase, with translation MRDERSKLVMKKDTLADLPQLDIPEGYSLRSFQSGDVTEWEHVIRISFAREIAFGDKIGFQPPFLPEKILFLCYQGLAVATAVAWEKEDRDIDCGYLHMVGALPGHSGKGLGYTIALAALHRMRDEGKQAALLETDDFRLPAIAIYLRLGFVPLFMEDGHSGRWEKVFNELMR, from the coding sequence ATGAGGGATGAACGCTCCAAGCTGGTCATGAAAAAGGATACTTTGGCAGATCTGCCGCAGCTGGACATACCGGAAGGCTACAGCTTGAGATCGTTTCAATCCGGTGATGTAACGGAATGGGAGCATGTGATCCGAATTTCTTTTGCCAGGGAGATTGCCTTCGGCGACAAGATCGGATTTCAGCCGCCGTTTTTGCCCGAGAAGATTCTGTTTCTCTGTTATCAGGGGCTTGCCGTTGCCACTGCTGTAGCATGGGAGAAAGAGGACAGGGATATCGACTGTGGATATCTGCATATGGTGGGTGCTCTGCCGGGGCACTCCGGGAAAGGGCTTGGATATACCATTGCACTAGCGGCCTTGCACCGAATGAGAGATGAGGGGAAGCAAGCGGCCCTGCTTGAGACGGATGACTTCAGGCTCCCTGCAATTGCAATCTATCTCCGATTGGGATTTGTTCCATTATTCATGGAGGATGGACACAGTGGCCGTTGGGAAAAGGTATTCAACGAACTGATGCGTTAA
- a CDS encoding amino acid permease — translation MESKQLSRGLKPRHVELIALGGTIGVGLFMGSASTIKWAGPSVLLAYLLAGIIIFFVMRIMGEMLIQEPVTGSFATFAHKYISPLAGFLTAWSYWFLWVTVGMAEVTAIGIYVGYWFPDIPQWLPALAGVLIIAAANLAAVKYYGEFEFWFALIKVTAIVFMIVIGTGLIFFGWGNGGQPIGLSNLVSHGGFFPGGIKGFLFALCIVTAAYQGVEMVGITAGEAENPKITLRKAIKNIVWRILIFYVGAIFVIVTLYPWNEVGETGSPFVLTFAKVGIVAAAGIINFVVLTAAMSGCNSGIYSAGRMLYTLAENGQAPAFFKKLSKGGVPRNSIIITISLLLVGVVLNYLMPDSKLFLYIYSASVLPGMVPWFALAFSQFRFRKRWGNEMGDHNFKSKWFPISNYIIIVYLTLVIIGMAFNPDTRLPLIVGATFMAIVVIGYFVFGIGKRQRVDEGEDH, via the coding sequence TTGGAATCAAAGCAACTATCTAGAGGGCTAAAGCCCCGCCATGTAGAGCTGATTGCACTCGGAGGTACAATCGGGGTCGGATTGTTCATGGGATCGGCAAGTACGATCAAATGGGCAGGTCCTTCGGTGCTGCTGGCCTATTTGCTGGCCGGGATCATTATCTTTTTTGTCATGCGTATTATGGGGGAAATGTTGATTCAGGAGCCTGTCACCGGTTCATTTGCCACATTTGCTCATAAGTATATCAGTCCACTCGCCGGGTTCCTGACTGCCTGGAGTTACTGGTTCCTCTGGGTAACGGTTGGTATGGCAGAAGTCACCGCGATTGGGATTTATGTAGGCTACTGGTTCCCGGATATTCCACAATGGCTGCCTGCTTTGGCTGGGGTGCTTATTATTGCAGCAGCGAATCTGGCAGCGGTAAAGTACTATGGTGAATTCGAATTCTGGTTTGCACTGATCAAGGTGACGGCGATTGTCTTCATGATCGTGATCGGAACCGGACTGATCTTCTTCGGCTGGGGGAATGGAGGACAGCCCATTGGGCTATCGAATCTGGTGAGCCATGGCGGATTTTTCCCAGGAGGGATCAAAGGTTTCCTCTTTGCCCTGTGTATCGTAACGGCTGCTTACCAGGGTGTCGAAATGGTAGGGATTACGGCAGGTGAAGCAGAAAATCCGAAGATCACGCTGCGTAAAGCGATCAAAAACATCGTGTGGCGTATTCTCATTTTTTACGTTGGGGCCATTTTTGTCATCGTGACATTGTATCCTTGGAATGAAGTGGGAGAGACGGGAAGTCCGTTTGTACTGACGTTTGCCAAAGTCGGGATTGTCGCTGCTGCGGGAATTATCAACTTTGTCGTGCTTACCGCCGCGATGTCGGGATGTAACAGTGGGATCTATAGTGCAGGACGTATGCTTTACACGCTTGCGGAGAATGGACAGGCACCGGCCTTTTTCAAAAAGCTGTCCAAAGGCGGGGTTCCCCGCAACAGTATTATCATTACGATTTCCTTGCTGCTGGTGGGTGTGGTACTCAACTATCTGATGCCGGACTCCAAACTGTTCCTGTACATCTACAGCGCAAGTGTTCTTCCGGGGATGGTTCCGTGGTTCGCGCTGGCTTTCAGTCAGTTCCGATTCAGAAAGCGTTGGGGCAATGAGATGGGAGATCACAATTTTAAATCCAAATGGTTCCCAATCAGCAACTATATCATCATAGTATATCTGACGCTTGTCATTATCGGTATGGCATTTAACCCTGATACGCGGTTACCCCTCATTGTTGGGGCTACATTTATGGCGATCGTTGTGATCGGATATTTCGTATTTGGCATAGGAAAAAGACAGCGGGTAGATGAAGGCGAAGATCACTAA
- a CDS encoding alpha/beta hydrolase family protein, protein MRTLEWIYLIFNVVMLVWLIGGRNKPRKMVWGGWVISVVLLLVHGVIEGLRWPMIPAYLLTLVPLIVLIAKRSKSAVMRKFGRVQIIGTSLLVLVYAAVTLGLPLLFPVFSFDKPTGPYGMGTVSYDWTDESREELLTSTAGDKRELMVQIWYPTDKDTKGTTAPYVNDPKVYATAFNDVLKLPKLLFSSLSQVKTHAIQEASLSDAEAKYPVILFSHGLHGYENQNTFQVEQLVSQGYIVVGINHTYSSLVSVFPDGRVSQFESEGKEGFDQLQFSYMDKLNQTWVKDVQFVLDQVEKLSANDANGRFNGHLDLDNIGMFGHSFGGATTVQMLMDDPRVKAGMNMDGVLFGEKRIPAEGVGKPFLMMSADTTVAGTSVMSDDEIAAMGTTRPEAEKYYEEVYARYEPVTAGGNYWMELSNTKHLSFSDLYLISPILEWSQGVDARGAHQIVNDTTIDFFNHYLKGQPLQLDSEVGEHTSYSLKKG, encoded by the coding sequence ATGAGAACACTGGAATGGATTTATCTTATTTTCAATGTAGTAATGCTGGTGTGGTTGATTGGGGGCCGAAACAAACCTCGGAAAATGGTGTGGGGAGGATGGGTCATATCGGTTGTATTATTGCTGGTACATGGGGTGATTGAGGGATTGCGTTGGCCCATGATTCCGGCGTATTTGCTCACACTGGTTCCACTGATTGTGTTAATCGCTAAAAGGTCAAAATCAGCCGTTATGCGGAAATTCGGACGTGTTCAAATTATCGGAACATCGCTGTTAGTATTGGTGTACGCTGCCGTGACGCTGGGGCTACCACTTCTGTTTCCGGTATTTTCGTTTGATAAACCTACAGGACCTTACGGAATGGGTACGGTATCCTACGATTGGACGGATGAGAGCCGGGAGGAATTGCTGACGAGTACTGCCGGAGACAAACGGGAACTGATGGTGCAGATCTGGTATCCAACGGATAAAGACACCAAGGGAACAACGGCTCCTTATGTGAATGATCCGAAAGTGTATGCAACAGCTTTTAATGATGTGCTGAAGCTGCCAAAGCTTTTATTTTCAAGCCTGAGTCAAGTCAAAACCCATGCTATTCAGGAGGCATCATTGTCTGATGCGGAAGCCAAGTATCCGGTCATTCTTTTCTCTCATGGCCTACATGGATATGAAAACCAAAATACGTTCCAGGTGGAGCAACTGGTCAGCCAAGGTTATATTGTTGTGGGCATTAATCATACGTACAGCAGTCTGGTCTCGGTATTTCCGGATGGGCGTGTGTCGCAATTTGAATCGGAGGGCAAGGAAGGATTCGATCAACTGCAGTTCAGTTATATGGACAAGCTCAACCAGACATGGGTGAAGGATGTGCAATTTGTGCTGGATCAAGTGGAGAAACTGTCTGCCAATGACGCAAACGGGCGTTTTAACGGTCATCTGGATCTGGACAACATCGGCATGTTTGGACATTCATTTGGCGGGGCAACAACCGTACAGATGCTGATGGATGATCCTCGTGTCAAAGCAGGTATGAACATGGATGGCGTATTGTTTGGAGAGAAGCGTATTCCTGCTGAAGGTGTAGGCAAACCGTTTCTCATGATGAGCGCGGACACAACCGTTGCAGGTACAAGTGTCATGAGTGACGATGAGATTGCAGCTATGGGCACGACTCGTCCGGAAGCTGAGAAATACTACGAAGAAGTGTATGCACGTTATGAACCGGTGACCGCGGGAGGGAACTACTGGATGGAGCTGAGTAATACCAAACATTTAAGCTTCTCGGACCTCTATCTGATATCTCCCATTCTGGAATGGTCACAGGGTGTAGATGCAAGAGGAGCTCACCAAATCGTAAATGATACAACAATCGACTTCTTTAACCACTATCTGAAAGGGCAACCGCTCCAGTTGGACAGTGAAGTGGGAGAACACACATCCTATTCATTGAAAAAAGGTTGA
- a CDS encoding MerR family transcriptional regulator codes for MNQSKDTYSIGEAAKMIGSTVKTIRYYDEIKLLRPSFHTEGGHRLYTPQDVWRLELITTLRYLNFGISDIRKLMSGELGVSQALDLQIEALETQIGTMNSMLSILHQAKQQEVEDTLHSGQSLTYVSSLVHSLTANAQKRKQFISAKMEESHLLDEIPHEWRVSFLHFFDKYMMKDTKLSAQQTLAWKEIQDIINDPAYIADLARFELPFFTMANHPQIEADAWVKKMETIRIRATEALDKRWPLDSPAVESMVWDFVMMYASIEHAGDPEAFFRKQARYMLDSVTERILRFNKLCKIVNPEWSEIVDGINLLQEGMRLRLKQMEEV; via the coding sequence TTGAATCAAAGCAAAGATACATATTCGATCGGTGAAGCTGCCAAAATGATCGGCTCGACTGTCAAAACGATACGTTATTACGATGAAATCAAGTTGCTCCGGCCCTCTTTTCATACAGAAGGTGGTCACCGTCTTTATACACCGCAAGACGTATGGCGGCTGGAACTTATCACAACGCTACGCTATTTGAATTTTGGCATATCGGATATTCGCAAGCTGATGTCCGGTGAACTTGGCGTGTCACAGGCGCTGGATCTACAAATTGAAGCCCTGGAAACTCAGATCGGGACCATGAATTCCATGCTCTCCATTCTGCATCAAGCCAAACAGCAGGAAGTGGAAGATACGCTTCATTCCGGACAGTCTCTTACCTATGTTTCAAGCCTGGTACATTCGCTGACCGCCAATGCTCAAAAAAGAAAACAATTCATCTCCGCCAAAATGGAAGAATCTCACCTGCTGGACGAAATCCCCCACGAATGGAGAGTTTCGTTTCTGCATTTTTTCGATAAATACATGATGAAAGATACAAAGCTGTCTGCCCAGCAAACACTTGCATGGAAGGAAATCCAGGATATCATTAACGATCCGGCCTATATCGCTGATCTGGCCCGTTTCGAACTTCCCTTCTTCACCATGGCGAATCATCCACAGATTGAAGCAGATGCCTGGGTGAAAAAAATGGAGACCATCCGCATTCGTGCCACCGAAGCTCTAGACAAACGTTGGCCGTTAGATAGCCCTGCAGTGGAGAGCATGGTGTGGGATTTTGTGATGATGTACGCCAGTATTGAACATGCTGGAGATCCGGAAGCATTTTTTCGCAAACAAGCTCGATATATGCTCGACTCCGTAACAGAGCGCATCCTTCGTTTTAACAAGCTCTGCAAGATCGTGAATCCTGAATGGAGCGAGATCGTGGACGGCATTAATCTGTTGCAGGAAGGCATGCGACTGCGGTTAAAACAAATGGAAGAAGTCTGA
- a CDS encoding SDR family oxidoreductase: MQDPTTQYPKATSDWKQQQKEPGLQREMTPVPDAGEKSYKGSGRLTGRKAVVTGADSGIGRAAAIAFAREGADVVLAYLPEEEADAKEVVKLIEEAGRKAVAIPGDLKDEKYCEELIESAVKELGGIDILANVAGKQQFVEQIADLTTEQFDATFKTNVYSMFWLCKAAVKHMKPGSSIINTSSIQAYKPSPILLDYATTKAAINTFSKALAQQVGSKGIRVNVVAPGPVWTPLQVVGGQPVEKLADFGSNTPLGRAGQPAEMAPAFVFLASQESSYVSGETLNANGGTVSP; encoded by the coding sequence ATGCAAGATCCGACGACACAATATCCGAAGGCAACATCAGATTGGAAGCAGCAGCAGAAGGAGCCCGGGCTTCAACGTGAAATGACTCCTGTACCTGATGCAGGTGAAAAAAGCTATAAAGGCAGCGGCCGTCTGACCGGACGTAAAGCTGTTGTAACCGGAGCAGACAGCGGTATTGGTCGGGCAGCCGCCATCGCTTTTGCTCGTGAAGGTGCGGATGTCGTTCTGGCTTACCTTCCCGAGGAAGAAGCCGATGCGAAGGAAGTGGTCAAGCTGATCGAAGAAGCAGGCCGCAAGGCTGTTGCGATTCCAGGTGACCTCAAGGATGAGAAATACTGCGAAGAACTCATTGAATCTGCTGTAAAAGAGCTCGGTGGGATCGATATCCTCGCCAACGTGGCAGGTAAACAGCAGTTTGTTGAGCAGATCGCCGACCTGACTACAGAACAATTTGATGCGACATTCAAAACCAATGTCTATTCAATGTTCTGGCTCTGTAAAGCAGCTGTGAAACACATGAAGCCAGGCAGCTCCATCATTAACACGTCTTCTATTCAGGCATATAAGCCATCTCCAATCCTGTTGGATTATGCGACAACAAAGGCTGCAATCAACACCTTCAGCAAAGCGCTGGCCCAGCAAGTCGGCAGCAAAGGCATCCGTGTGAACGTTGTCGCACCAGGTCCGGTATGGACGCCGCTTCAGGTGGTCGGTGGACAGCCCGTAGAGAAGCTTGCTGATTTTGGATCTAATACTCCGCTTGGTCGTGCAGGGCAGCCTGCGGAAATGGCGCCAGCGTTTGTGTTCCTGGCGAGTCAGGAATCGAGCTATGTGAGCGGTGAAACGCTGAACGCCAATGGCGGTACAGTTAGTCCGTAA
- a CDS encoding ester cyclase, with amino-acid sequence MTPEQIVRTFFEEVRSGRNLDYANTLMAEQVLAHQVISEEEVTVTRTPSVYADHVREMIEAYGDFSLQIQELLAQGDKVYVRWRQVGTHVGEVDGYAPTNLPVIEMASAVYRVENERIAEYWIQIDRLGIEKQLERNQS; translated from the coding sequence ATGACGCCAGAACAGATTGTCAGAACTTTTTTTGAAGAAGTGCGCTCGGGTCGCAATCTTGATTATGCCAATACACTAATGGCCGAGCAGGTACTGGCTCACCAGGTGATCTCAGAAGAGGAAGTGACAGTCACAAGAACGCCCTCCGTCTATGCGGATCATGTGAGGGAAATGATTGAGGCGTACGGAGATTTTTCGCTGCAGATTCAGGAGTTGCTTGCACAGGGGGATAAAGTATATGTACGCTGGAGACAAGTGGGTACTCATGTTGGAGAAGTGGATGGATATGCGCCGACCAACCTGCCCGTGATTGAAATGGCGAGTGCGGTATATCGAGTGGAGAATGAGAGAATTGCAGAATACTGGATTCAGATCGACAGGCTGGGGATCGAAAAACAATTGGAGCGCAATCAGAGCTGA
- a CDS encoding phospholipase domain-containing protein encodes MAVLAATAIITTVITTASMNNETVVTTSTTLSVINNEELAGTATTKQFNIPVGFEYVKVSFKNTGSKVFTFTINQGSTDGTAKMSYTVPADGKEHTYWSDQAWSTGWFYVSMSSAQGMSGKLSVRLGTDLNKLTSL; translated from the coding sequence ATGGCTGTTCTAGCCGCCACCGCGATCATTACTACAGTAATAACAACAGCATCAATGAATAATGAAACAGTTGTCACTACATCCACGACATTATCAGTAATTAATAATGAGGAGCTCGCAGGTACTGCGACTACGAAACAGTTTAATATCCCGGTGGGATTTGAATATGTGAAGGTGAGCTTTAAAAACACAGGTTCGAAAGTGTTTACGTTCACGATCAACCAAGGATCTACTGATGGAACCGCAAAAATGTCTTATACTGTCCCAGCAGATGGTAAAGAGCATACTTATTGGAGTGACCAAGCTTGGTCAACGGGTTGGTTTTATGTGAGCATGTCTTCTGCACAAGGGATGTCCGGCAAATTGAGTGTGCGTTTGGGTACAGACCTCAATAAATTGACAAGTTTGTAA
- a CDS encoding GNAT family N-acetyltransferase — MTPRSNPDYKTIEELSLNHWQPLSTLLFDGWVLRFAQGYTKRANSIQPLHYSTMDVHEKIEQCERIYANNQLSTIFKITPFIQPDHLDQLLHEKGYDVVDLSQVQTRSLSTIKEPEHADVKMDEQLTGEWLDHFCRLNQLSDLHRGTMEQMLTNIRTRTGFISLFIDGQVVACGFGVVERGYIGLYDIITDANFRNRGLAEQMILHLLHWGKENGATSSYLQVVANNAPAIKLYAKLGFSEIYTYWYRIKKA; from the coding sequence ATGACCCCTAGATCGAATCCGGATTACAAAACGATTGAGGAACTATCCCTCAACCATTGGCAGCCCTTATCCACCTTGCTTTTTGACGGATGGGTACTGCGTTTTGCACAGGGATATACGAAGCGCGCCAACTCCATTCAACCTCTTCACTACTCTACTATGGATGTGCATGAAAAGATCGAGCAGTGCGAGCGAATCTACGCTAACAATCAGTTAAGTACCATATTTAAGATTACACCGTTTATCCAGCCGGATCATCTCGACCAGCTTTTGCATGAAAAGGGGTATGATGTTGTGGATCTGAGCCAGGTCCAGACTCGAAGCCTGTCAACCATTAAGGAGCCCGAGCACGCTGATGTAAAAATGGACGAACAGTTAACCGGAGAGTGGCTGGATCACTTTTGCAGACTGAATCAGCTAAGTGATCTGCATCGGGGAACGATGGAACAAATGTTGACCAACATCCGTACGCGCACAGGTTTCATCTCGCTGTTCATCGACGGACAAGTCGTTGCTTGTGGATTCGGTGTGGTGGAACGAGGCTATATTGGGTTGTATGACATCATTACGGACGCTAACTTTCGGAATCGGGGATTGGCCGAGCAGATGATCCTTCATCTATTACATTGGGGAAAAGAGAATGGCGCTACCTCCAGTTACCTGCAAGTAGTTGCTAATAATGCTCCCGCAATAAAACTATATGCCAAACTTGGATTCTCGGAAATCTATACATACTGGTATAGGATTAAGAAAGCTTAG
- a CDS encoding M48 family metallopeptidase, whose translation MLTIEINNHIINCHIEYGKRKKASITMDLPYMVTIKAPNGTSEDMIRKLVAQHGEVILTKSALMQQALDGPQAKEYEEEGKGKFLLFGKEHALHELIDVEGRSEEDLRANLKKFYFAECKRIIGERIVRYQQELKVKPKSVDIVESATKWGSCSWDKKLTFNYRLAMAPLEVIDYVIIHELCHIHHMNHDRSFWRRVGSIMPDYKAKEDYLMRNGRAMTL comes from the coding sequence ATGCTAACTATTGAAATAAACAATCACATCATTAACTGTCACATCGAATATGGGAAACGGAAGAAAGCTTCCATTACGATGGATTTACCCTATATGGTCACAATCAAGGCTCCCAATGGTACGAGCGAAGACATGATTCGGAAGCTTGTTGCGCAGCATGGGGAAGTCATTTTGACCAAATCAGCTCTGATGCAGCAGGCGTTGGATGGTCCTCAAGCGAAAGAATATGAAGAGGAAGGTAAAGGGAAATTTCTGCTCTTTGGCAAAGAACATGCGCTGCATGAGTTAATTGACGTAGAGGGACGTTCGGAAGAGGATTTGCGTGCGAATCTGAAGAAGTTTTATTTTGCCGAGTGTAAAAGAATAATCGGGGAGCGCATCGTCCGTTACCAGCAGGAGTTGAAGGTGAAGCCGAAGTCTGTGGATATCGTAGAATCGGCGACCAAGTGGGGAAGCTGCAGTTGGGATAAAAAGCTGACGTTTAACTACCGTTTGGCGATGGCTCCACTAGAGGTGATTGATTACGTGATCATTCATGAGTTATGCCACATCCATCATATGAATCATGATCGTTCGTTCTGGCGCCGTGTGGGCAGTATTATGCCCGACTACAAAGCCAAGGAGGATTATCTGATGCGAAATGGCCGAGCCATGACGTTGTGA